ATTCGAACTTTTCGGTGCAGACGGGCAAGGTGCGATCGAAGGGCATCGAGGTCGAGGCGACAGCGCCGCTGCCCTATGGCTTCAACGCCAAGCTCGCGTTCAGCCGACAGAAGGTGCGGACGATCGAGGACGAGAACCCCGCCAATATCGGCAAGGGCATCCTCGGCGTCGGACGCGGCGGCGTATCGGGCAATCTCGAATGGGCGCCGAAGACCGGCGCGCTGCAGGGGCTCGCGATCGGCGGCGCGGTGCGCCATGTCAGCGAAGTCTATGCCGGCACCTATTTCGACGGCGTCACGCGCAACACGCCGTCGGTGACGCTGGCCGACGCGCTGATCCGCTACGACCTCGCCAAGTTCGCGCCGAAGCTCAACGGCCTGACGCTGGCGGTCAATGCGACCAATGTGTTCGACAAGAAGTACATCAGCACCTGCTACCTCGATTACGGCTGGTGCTGGTACGGCAACCGCCGGACGGTGCAGGCGACGATCGGTTATCGTTTCTAGGCCTCTGGGTCCCCCGCGAAAGCGGGGGACCGGCAGATTACCGCGCAGCCATCCGCCGCGCGAAATGCACCTCGACCGCGCGCGTTACGCTTTCCGCGATCCGGTGCCGGCCGTCGCCGCTGTCGAGGAAGGCGGCGTCCTGCGGGTTCGAGATATAGCCCGTCTCGAACAGGATCGACGGCATGTCGGGCGCCTTCAGCACCATCAGCGACGCCATGCGGTGGAAATTGGGTTTCAGCGGCATCAGCGGCTTCGCCTCGCGCCCCAATAGTCGCGCGAAGGTCGCCGATGCGTTCATCGTCTCGCGCTGCGTCAGGTCGATCAGGATCGACGACACGTCGGCGCCCGCCTCGCCCAGATTGACGCCCGAGATCACATCCGCCTTGTTCTCGCGCGCGGCCAATCGTGCCGCTTCCTTGTCCGATGCGACCTCCGACAGCGTATAGGCGGTCGCACCCGTCGCTTCCGGGCTCCCGGTGCTGTCGCAGTGGATCGAGATGAACAGGTCGCCCCGCAGCCGCCGCGCGATCCCGTAACGCTCTCGCAACACAAGGAAACGATCGTCGTCCCGCGTCAGCGCGACCCGCACCCGCCCACTCGCGAGCAACTCGTCACGGATCGCCTTCGCGACTCTCAACGTCACATCCTTCTCCCGCAGCCCCTCCGGCCCGATCGCACCGGGATCGACGCCGCCATGCCCTGCATCGATCACCACCAGCGGGCGCGAATCGTCACCCTGCACGCGGGGAAGCTTCCCACTGCGCGTGGCCGGTGGGACGGGGATCGACACCTTGTACTTCGGCCGCGACCGCTGCCCGAGATTGAAGGGGAAAAAGTTGAGTGGACCGGCGATCCCGGCCTCGGCGAACTGTGCATCGTCGACCGAGCGCAGCGACAGTGTCAACGCGCGCCCGTCGGAATCGAACCCGCCATCCTCGACGATCGCGGGTCCAGCGAGGTCGAACACCAGCCTGGTGACGCCGCTGCCGTGGCGCTGCTGCGTCATCCGGGTCACCAGACCCGTGGCCGCGAACGGTGCGCCGGGGGTGGCGCCGGTTACGTCGACGATGATGCGGCCGTCGTTGCTTTGCACGCGGCTGCTCGCGTCGCGGACCGCGTCGTCGAAGCGGAT
This sequence is a window from Sphingomonas ginsenosidivorax. Protein-coding genes within it:
- a CDS encoding N-acetylmuramoyl-L-alanine amidase, with the protein product MAFRWTGEATARQGRSVFALLAMMAGWVPAPVWAATVQSVAVRDGRIVIRFDDAVRDASSRVQSNDGRIIVDVTGATPGAPFAATGLVTRMTQQRHGSGVTRLVFDLAGPAIVEDGGFDSDGRALTLSLRSVDDAQFAEAGIAGPLNFFPFNLGQRSRPKYKVSIPVPPATRSGKLPRVQGDDSRPLVVIDAGHGGVDPGAIGPEGLREKDVTLRVAKAIRDELLASGRVRVALTRDDDRFLVLRERYGIARRLRGDLFISIHCDSTGSPEATGATAYTLSEVASDKEAARLAARENKADVISGVNLGEAGADVSSILIDLTQRETMNASATFARLLGREAKPLMPLKPNFHRMASLMVLKAPDMPSILFETGYISNPQDAAFLDSGDGRHRIAESVTRAVEVHFARRMAAR